In Paenibacillus guangzhouensis, a single window of DNA contains:
- the phnC gene encoding phosphonate ABC transporter ATP-binding protein — protein sequence MIQFRNVSKTYPNGTLGLRHINLDIKEGELVVIVGSSGAGKSTLLRSINRLHDITEGEILVDGKSITSAKDKDLRLIRRDIGMIFQNFNLIKRATVLSNVLSGRVAYHSTFRTMLGMFPREDIELSLHALDRVNIREKAYIRADQLSGGQQQRVSIARALAQEAKIILADEPVASLDPLTTRQVMDDLKRINQEMRITTIINLHFIDLAREYATRIIGLRAGEVVFDGPPEQATDEAFAEIYGRSIRHDELLGGEV from the coding sequence ATGATTCAATTCCGCAATGTATCGAAAACCTATCCGAACGGTACCCTAGGCCTTCGCCACATTAATCTTGACATCAAGGAAGGCGAGCTTGTCGTCATCGTCGGTTCATCCGGAGCAGGGAAATCTACCCTGCTTCGGTCTATTAACCGATTGCATGATATAACCGAAGGCGAGATTCTTGTCGACGGCAAATCGATCACTTCTGCAAAAGACAAAGATCTGCGCCTGATCCGCCGGGATATCGGCATGATCTTTCAGAACTTTAACCTCATCAAACGTGCAACCGTCCTAAGTAATGTGCTATCAGGGCGGGTGGCCTATCATTCGACCTTCCGGACGATGCTCGGAATGTTCCCGCGAGAAGATATCGAACTCTCCCTACACGCCCTTGATCGGGTTAATATTCGGGAGAAAGCATACATCCGTGCCGATCAACTCTCCGGCGGCCAACAGCAGCGGGTATCCATCGCACGGGCTCTGGCACAGGAAGCGAAGATTATTCTTGCCGATGAGCCTGTCGCGTCGCTTGATCCTCTGACAACCCGTCAGGTCATGGATGATCTGAAGCGCATTAATCAAGAGATGCGTATTACGACCATCATCAATTTGCACTTTATTGATCTCGCTCGAGAATATGCGACCCGAATCATTGGTCTCCGTGCAGGAGAAGTCGTATTCGATGGTCCCCCTGAACAAGCGACAGACGAAGCCTTCGCAGAAATATACGGGCGATCCATCCGGCATGATGAGCTGTTGGGAGGCGAAGTATGA
- a CDS encoding protoglobin domain-containing protein, which translates to MGKINMKNLFGGKKRAGSSTGWMDRAKNIEVILDIQDPTVRRQLEMIDLTVEEIQLAKAIQCLIQEHIEEIVTAFYQRITNIDELKQIILDHSTLERLRSTLATHMIEMFDGRIDEEFLNKRTRVANIHYRIGLEPKWYMGAFQNVQSILLDIVHQNIDNRDDSLKINKVITKILNFEQQLVLEAYEKENLRQRRLQYEKVKEDLRTKIILVCQEMIAITEQTSTSVQELIASSNEVNDSVQRGASTSRDTQLLATDGQTKIAGLESRIRSIFHRTNKMEGIVNQLNLSVQEIGQIVNLVQEIAGQTNLLALNSAIEAARAGEHGRGFAVVAQEVRKLSEQTNQSVERIRSYIEETCQYSEDVVAAIREVHTFVEESQAESEATEIAFHRIVSSMANSLTDVEKVELGMKVLVQSIEDIGLATEKVVASAEQLNQAAQSV; encoded by the coding sequence ATGGGGAAAATAAATATGAAGAATCTTTTTGGCGGGAAGAAGCGAGCTGGATCATCGACGGGTTGGATGGATCGTGCAAAAAACATAGAAGTGATCCTGGACATTCAAGATCCGACGGTACGAAGACAGCTTGAGATGATTGATTTGACCGTGGAAGAGATCCAATTAGCCAAAGCAATTCAGTGTCTCATACAAGAGCATATCGAAGAGATCGTCACTGCATTTTATCAGAGAATAACGAATATCGATGAGCTGAAGCAGATCATCCTTGATCATAGCACCCTTGAACGACTGCGATCTACGCTTGCGACCCACATGATTGAAATGTTCGACGGCAGGATCGATGAAGAATTCTTGAACAAACGAACGCGCGTCGCCAATATCCATTATCGCATCGGCTTGGAACCGAAGTGGTATATGGGGGCATTCCAGAACGTACAGAGTATATTATTAGATATCGTTCATCAAAACATAGACAATCGAGACGATAGCCTCAAAATTAATAAAGTCATCACGAAAATTCTGAACTTCGAGCAACAGCTTGTCTTAGAAGCCTATGAGAAAGAAAATCTTCGCCAGAGACGCCTGCAATATGAGAAAGTGAAAGAAGATCTCAGGACCAAGATTATACTCGTCTGTCAGGAAATGATCGCGATCACCGAACAGACCAGTACCTCAGTACAAGAGCTGATTGCAAGCAGCAACGAGGTGAACGACTCCGTTCAACGCGGCGCATCCACCTCTAGAGATACGCAACTGCTCGCGACGGATGGGCAGACGAAGATCGCGGGGCTTGAATCACGCATTCGTTCGATCTTCCATCGCACGAATAAGATGGAAGGGATCGTCAACCAGTTGAATCTTTCGGTGCAAGAAATTGGTCAAATCGTCAATCTCGTACAGGAAATCGCCGGTCAGACGAACTTGCTCGCGCTGAACTCAGCGATTGAAGCTGCAAGAGCAGGTGAGCATGGAAGAGGGTTCGCCGTTGTCGCGCAAGAGGTACGTAAGCTGTCAGAGCAGACCAATCAGTCCGTGGAACGAATTCGATCTTACATTGAGGAGACGTGTCAATATTCTGAAGATGTCGTAGCCGCGATTCGAGAAGTCCATACCTTCGTGGAGGAGAGTCAGGCTGAATCCGAAGCGACGGAAATTGCCTTCCATCGAATCGTATCCTCCATGGCAAATAGTCTCACGGATGTAGAGAAGGTCGAGTTAGGTATGAAGGTGCTTGTTCAGAGCATTGAAGATATTGGACTTGCGACCGAGAAAGTCGTCGCTTCCGCAGAGCAATTAAATCAGGCAGCGCAAAGCGTGTAG
- a CDS encoding DUF6359 domain-containing protein, which translates to MRRLSVIFLALSMLIGNAFYFMSGTASAASAISVAEAIAKNNNGETATVEGYIVGEVYNSKPIFSNFQDDLNFLIADTASETDKTKLIDVQITASYRSEYGLKSNPTHVGKKVQVTGTLTSYSGMNGVKSPTSFVLDGTPGGGNPNPTDPGSENIGVPTTLPDGTGKKVLFDQSHAQTAGAADWVIDGAFSDFADGLKSAGFQVDALERTIPYSSQAYDTPTITLNKLKQYNVFIIGEANIPFKSSEQDAMLQYVKEGGSIFFISDHYNADRNLNRWDSSEVMNGYRRGAYSNPTKGMNTAEVASGAMQGVTSTDWLGQNFGVRFRYNALGDFTKTDTVKYDQSFGITAGVNDVEMHAGSTMVVMDPTRVKGLVYIPKTTSGWNNAVEKSDPVNFPNGGVYKGGGVDEGPFAAISKLEKGKAAFIGDSSPVEDITPRYVREDNGSKKTTYDGFKSEGQNNVFLVQTVKWLAVQEDYTTFENKGITLDSPTPLLASGLENPVTSVEIPGTEPWGSPAAGYKWYDPATYKAGSYGTGKGTPEVPIPDLTTLSEARKVSDNTYVTVQGIVTSEPGIFGGSGFYMQDGTAGIYVYPSQPTGLHVGDKVKLTAQKTIFNTEVELMNEAKVEKLDANANIPPANPAVQTSVNDNNQGTIITLKDAAIQNYAIVTNSLEFDLVKDSITTRVRVDSRTNINADSFKQLFPAGTKVDITGISSIFKGTYQLKLLKFEDVKPAAQANQAPVFQAVEAKSVTEGQTLSFQVEATDADGDSLTYSAPSLPGNAAFDASSRTFSWTPQTAGDYTAAFLVTDGKGGEATMNVSITVTPASQGSSNAASLTGPTATYVGGTADLSIGMKNVTDGFTVGSIVVQYDPNVWTFATQSNSDGTLMLADTAYSVNLNNTGVLATGVKQDLGQILILVGSTGADQLITGSGTLVTLHGKIKSTAATGSTSLSLSSFDVSKDGVSSVLNTAQASWQIDVKSADRAALISAIQNAQQLHDTAVVGSAPGQYPAAAKAALLDAITTASTVRDNASATQEQINTALAALNAAVNTFKNSVNPSQPADKSALSTAITNAQSMLNKAVTGNKVGQYPAEAKTALQAAIAAATDVLNQASASQSQVDAAVSTLHTATATFQSKLITLVPGATKITINDLSIAAKYFGVKSTDPNWNSIAKADILNENEITIRSLAAIAQLIVGNWYTGS; encoded by the coding sequence ATGAGAAGGCTTAGCGTAATTTTCTTAGCACTCTCGATGTTAATCGGCAATGCGTTTTACTTCATGTCAGGGACAGCATCGGCTGCCTCGGCGATCAGCGTTGCAGAGGCTATTGCGAAGAATAACAATGGCGAGACGGCGACGGTGGAAGGGTATATCGTAGGTGAAGTCTATAATTCCAAGCCCATTTTTTCTAATTTTCAGGATGATCTCAACTTCTTAATTGCGGATACGGCGAGTGAGACGGATAAAACCAAACTGATCGATGTTCAGATTACTGCGAGTTACCGAAGCGAATACGGTCTGAAGAGCAACCCGACACATGTCGGCAAAAAAGTACAAGTGACGGGCACACTAACGTCATATAGTGGTATGAATGGCGTAAAAAGTCCTACGAGCTTCGTACTGGACGGCACGCCAGGCGGTGGAAATCCTAACCCGACCGATCCAGGAAGCGAGAACATCGGTGTCCCGACAACCCTGCCGGATGGGACAGGTAAAAAAGTGCTATTCGACCAATCCCATGCGCAGACAGCCGGGGCAGCAGATTGGGTCATCGATGGCGCTTTCTCGGATTTCGCTGACGGACTAAAGTCTGCCGGCTTCCAAGTTGACGCACTCGAACGAACCATTCCTTACTCCTCGCAAGCATATGATACCCCTACAATTACGCTGAATAAACTGAAGCAGTACAACGTGTTTATTATTGGCGAAGCGAATATCCCATTCAAATCTTCCGAGCAAGATGCGATGCTCCAATATGTGAAGGAAGGCGGCAGTATCTTCTTCATCTCAGACCATTATAATGCCGACCGGAATTTGAACCGCTGGGATTCCTCTGAAGTCATGAACGGTTATCGTCGTGGCGCTTATAGCAATCCGACGAAAGGGATGAATACAGCAGAAGTCGCATCCGGAGCCATGCAAGGGGTGACAAGCACCGATTGGCTCGGTCAGAACTTCGGTGTTCGGTTCCGTTACAATGCATTAGGCGACTTCACGAAGACCGATACGGTCAAATATGATCAATCCTTCGGTATTACGGCAGGCGTTAATGATGTCGAGATGCATGCAGGATCGACGATGGTCGTGATGGATCCGACACGTGTCAAAGGGCTTGTCTATATTCCGAAAACAACGTCAGGTTGGAATAATGCCGTTGAGAAAAGCGATCCAGTAAACTTCCCGAATGGCGGCGTATATAAAGGCGGCGGAGTAGATGAAGGACCGTTCGCAGCGATCTCGAAGCTCGAGAAGGGGAAAGCAGCGTTCATCGGGGATTCCTCGCCCGTTGAAGATATCACACCACGATATGTACGCGAAGATAATGGGTCGAAGAAAACCACTTACGATGGATTCAAGAGCGAAGGGCAGAACAATGTCTTCCTAGTACAGACAGTGAAATGGCTGGCTGTCCAAGAGGATTACACAACATTCGAGAATAAAGGCATTACACTTGATTCCCCTACACCATTACTGGCTAGCGGTCTGGAGAACCCGGTAACATCTGTTGAAATTCCAGGAACCGAGCCTTGGGGAAGTCCGGCAGCCGGATACAAATGGTATGATCCAGCTACATACAAAGCGGGATCCTATGGTACAGGAAAAGGAACGCCTGAGGTACCCATTCCAGACCTGACGACCCTATCTGAAGCAAGAAAAGTAAGTGATAACACGTATGTGACCGTCCAGGGAATTGTGACATCGGAGCCGGGCATCTTCGGCGGTTCCGGCTTCTACATGCAAGATGGAACTGCCGGGATCTACGTCTATCCGAGTCAACCAACAGGGCTGCATGTAGGCGACAAAGTAAAGCTGACGGCCCAGAAGACCATATTCAATACGGAAGTAGAGCTGATGAATGAAGCGAAGGTAGAGAAGCTGGATGCGAATGCGAATATTCCACCAGCGAATCCGGCCGTGCAGACATCAGTCAATGACAATAATCAAGGAACCATCATCACCCTTAAGGATGCAGCCATCCAGAATTATGCGATCGTGACGAACTCGCTCGAATTTGATCTGGTGAAAGATAGTATAACCACTCGTGTTCGGGTAGACAGCAGAACGAATATCAATGCAGATAGCTTCAAACAGTTGTTCCCTGCGGGGACAAAGGTCGACATCACAGGCATTTCATCGATTTTTAAAGGCACTTATCAATTGAAATTGTTAAAGTTTGAAGATGTAAAACCAGCAGCGCAAGCCAATCAAGCACCGGTATTTCAAGCGGTTGAGGCGAAAAGCGTAACAGAAGGGCAGACGCTATCCTTCCAAGTCGAAGCGACCGATGCGGATGGTGATAGCCTAACGTATTCTGCTCCATCACTTCCAGGGAATGCGGCATTTGATGCTTCAAGCCGTACATTCTCGTGGACGCCGCAAACAGCCGGCGACTATACTGCAGCTTTTCTCGTGACGGATGGAAAAGGTGGCGAAGCCACGATGAACGTATCCATAACGGTTACGCCTGCATCCCAGGGATCGAGTAATGCGGCTTCACTGACAGGACCAACCGCAACGTATGTTGGCGGTACTGCGGATTTGTCAATTGGCATGAAGAATGTAACAGATGGATTCACAGTCGGAAGCATCGTCGTTCAATATGATCCGAACGTGTGGACATTTGCGACACAATCGAATTCGGATGGCACCTTAATGTTAGCTGACACTGCTTATAGTGTGAATTTGAATAACACGGGTGTATTAGCGACAGGTGTGAAACAGGATCTAGGACAAATATTAATCCTTGTCGGCAGTACTGGAGCAGATCAGCTTATCACAGGATCAGGTACACTTGTCACCTTGCACGGCAAAATCAAATCCACTGCAGCGACAGGTTCTACATCGCTCTCCTTATCCAGCTTCGACGTATCGAAGGATGGCGTGTCCAGTGTGCTGAATACTGCGCAGGCTTCTTGGCAGATCGATGTGAAATCGGCCGATCGCGCAGCATTAATCTCGGCAATCCAGAATGCACAGCAGCTTCATGATACAGCTGTTGTCGGTTCAGCTCCAGGTCAATACCCTGCGGCAGCGAAGGCGGCTTTGCTCGATGCGATTACGACAGCAAGTACGGTCCGTGATAACGCATCTGCAACACAAGAGCAGATCAATACTGCGCTCGCAGCGTTGAATGCGGCGGTCAATACGTTCAAGAATAGCGTAAATCCATCGCAACCAGCGGATAAATCGGCATTATCAACAGCGATCACAAATGCACAAAGTATGCTGAATAAAGCGGTCACAGGCAATAAAGTGGGTCAATACCCAGCTGAAGCGAAGACAGCATTGCAAGCAGCTATCGCAGCAGCAACGGATGTCCTGAATCAAGCTTCTGCATCGCAGTCGCAAGTGGATGCGGCGGTGTCGACATTGCATACCGCAACGGCTACGTTCCAATCGAAACTCATCACGCTTGTACCGGGTGCGACGAAGATAACAATCAATGACCTCTCGATCGCTGCGAAATACTTCGGGGTAAAATCAACGGATCCGAACTGGAACAGCATTGCTAAGGCAGACATACTCAATGAGAACGAGATTACTATTCGTTCGCTTGCAGCCATCGCGCAGCTCATCGTAGGCAATTGGTATACTGGTTCTTAA
- a CDS encoding polyprenyl synthetase family protein: protein MNVAFKDYADLGYRRAEEKAAQYFAALKVQVQEKSYVSTLTEDFHMWKKNHIHPAWLSFFSWGKKKPDTRDYHRYIQWQTTTGKLEDYLDRSVSYMYMRDLGKSLNSPAVQTRIQHVVADIKRHLIQSTSSHKRKENGLDSMSLDGLYRWGQKKGIESDIIWLMNKLRMVSIHVPEEISAEHAQRKLIKIIFGVVLHVAEDMDDSLTVAERAKRLGEAIRLGYSYGLTYPFIDDLLDSAVLTDAEKEQYSRMIRTSLLTGTVPKLSEWSGSNMELIQYIHAELREAFEYIRDYQRSETQRIFFEQSYVFFQSQEIDRAKDLADASYTNEELYIPIILKSSSSRLIVRSVISAPADEGFDERTFYNGIYNQLADDFADMFDDMKDGAVTPYTYYLKYRDQRPDLMNPFELYWSVISHLIHHVHDSDPKTREVILDRAINGLKRCKVRVGTEQYNEIMAIFSSGHPEFNRLIQYMVQRADQVDFFDKLLRDQMVTTLKNDRQEKEEFHRSVDTIRQHINRVLPVVKPEGISPMQEPLIDAANYSLEGSGKRIRPILTWMMGVNEYGLQPEAIVPLLRSLEYMHTASLIFDDLPSQDNASTRRGRPTLHQVHNVATAELTGLFLILRAINEQSSLGQYNASTVLELIHYSAQKTEEMCMGQAMDLESKGKTLTLDELNMICFYKTGIAFEASLVMPAILAEVNESEIAALKKFAYHAGIAFQIKDDLLDLEGDLTLLGKPTGQDFENNTSTFVSILGQEHAKKAMWEHYCLAMEALRALPRNISFLKHLLNYFVNRDH, encoded by the coding sequence ATGAATGTGGCGTTTAAAGATTATGCCGATCTTGGATATCGGCGCGCTGAGGAGAAGGCAGCACAATATTTTGCAGCACTCAAGGTGCAGGTTCAGGAAAAATCGTATGTGTCTACCCTCACAGAAGATTTTCACATGTGGAAGAAGAATCATATACATCCTGCATGGCTATCTTTTTTCTCGTGGGGGAAGAAAAAGCCGGATACACGGGATTATCACCGATATATTCAATGGCAGACAACGACTGGAAAATTAGAAGACTACTTGGATCGAAGCGTATCCTACATGTATATGCGGGATCTAGGCAAATCGCTGAATTCGCCAGCGGTCCAGACGCGGATTCAGCACGTCGTTGCTGATATCAAGCGTCACTTGATACAATCCACATCCTCGCACAAGCGTAAGGAGAACGGACTAGATTCGATGAGTCTTGATGGACTGTATCGATGGGGGCAGAAGAAAGGAATCGAATCGGATATCATTTGGCTGATGAACAAACTTCGAATGGTATCCATTCATGTACCGGAAGAAATCAGTGCCGAGCATGCCCAGCGCAAATTGATTAAAATCATCTTCGGTGTCGTCTTGCATGTGGCAGAAGATATGGACGATTCGTTAACGGTAGCGGAGCGAGCGAAACGGTTGGGTGAAGCGATCCGACTTGGCTACTCATACGGCTTAACCTATCCTTTCATCGATGATCTGCTCGATTCAGCCGTGTTAACTGATGCAGAAAAAGAGCAGTACTCGCGGATGATCCGCACTTCGCTGCTCACTGGAACGGTACCGAAGCTCAGTGAGTGGTCGGGCAGCAACATGGAGTTAATTCAATATATTCATGCGGAACTTCGCGAAGCGTTCGAGTACATTCGCGATTATCAGCGTTCAGAGACGCAACGAATATTCTTCGAACAGTCGTATGTATTCTTTCAATCGCAAGAGATCGATCGTGCGAAGGATTTAGCGGATGCGAGCTATACGAATGAAGAGCTGTATATACCAATTATTCTCAAATCATCTTCTTCGCGCCTTATTGTCCGTTCTGTCATTAGTGCGCCAGCCGACGAGGGCTTTGATGAACGCACGTTCTATAATGGCATTTACAATCAGCTGGCAGATGACTTCGCTGACATGTTCGACGATATGAAAGATGGAGCGGTCACGCCATATACTTACTATTTGAAATATCGTGATCAACGTCCGGATCTCATGAACCCGTTCGAATTGTATTGGTCTGTCATCTCTCATTTGATCCATCACGTGCACGACTCCGATCCGAAGACGCGTGAAGTGATTCTGGATCGTGCAATTAATGGATTGAAGCGCTGTAAGGTGCGTGTCGGTACAGAACAATACAATGAGATCATGGCCATCTTCTCATCCGGCCATCCGGAATTCAATCGTCTGATCCAGTATATGGTGCAGAGAGCAGATCAAGTAGACTTCTTCGATAAGCTCCTGCGAGATCAGATGGTTACGACGCTCAAAAATGATCGTCAAGAAAAAGAAGAATTCCATCGCAGCGTCGATACGATCCGTCAGCATATTAATCGTGTCCTTCCTGTTGTGAAGCCTGAGGGGATCTCTCCGATGCAAGAGCCGCTCATCGATGCTGCGAACTACAGTCTGGAGGGCTCAGGGAAACGCATTCGTCCGATTTTGACTTGGATGATGGGCGTAAACGAATACGGATTGCAACCAGAAGCCATTGTGCCGCTGTTACGATCATTGGAATATATGCACACCGCATCCTTGATCTTCGATGATTTGCCTTCGCAGGATAATGCTTCAACGCGAAGAGGACGCCCGACGCTGCATCAGGTGCATAACGTCGCGACCGCGGAATTAACGGGTCTCTTCTTAATCCTTCGTGCGATCAATGAACAATCCTCACTAGGACAGTACAATGCGAGTACGGTGTTAGAATTGATCCACTATTCGGCTCAGAAAACAGAAGAAATGTGCATGGGGCAGGCGATGGACCTGGAGTCCAAAGGAAAAACGTTAACACTTGATGAACTGAATATGATTTGCTTCTATAAAACAGGTATTGCCTTTGAAGCTTCGCTTGTCATGCCGGCTATTCTCGCAGAAGTGAATGAATCCGAGATTGCTGCACTCAAAAAGTTTGCTTATCATGCTGGCATTGCCTTTCAAATCAAGGATGATCTGCTGGATTTGGAAGGAGATCTGACGCTGCTAGGCAAACCAACAGGGCAGGATTTTGAGAACAACACCTCGACATTTGTATCGATTCTAGGTCAGGAACATGCGAAAAAGGCGATGTGGGAGCATTATTGCCTGGCGATGGAAGCGCTCAGAGCATTGCCGCGCAACATCTCATTTTTGAAGCATTTATTGAATTATTTCGTCAACCGAGACCATTAA
- a CDS encoding response regulator transcription factor — MYSILIVEDDHSLAEILSDYMAKYGFTTKVVDDFSDVIGEYQAFAPHLVLLDVNLPKFDGFYWCRKLREMTTCPIIFISARNTDIDMIRAMDHGADDYVTKPFSADLIVSKINAQLRRVYGEYAQLAVSRRVRIGTLTYDYENLTLENNGKQVELSKKEAALAALLMENGNKVLRREKLLESLWDDESFVEENTLNVNVARLRKKLDEIDSNVEIETVRGIGYRMVEVHS; from the coding sequence ATGTATAGCATTTTAATTGTTGAAGATGATCATTCCTTGGCGGAGATTCTATCTGATTATATGGCTAAATATGGGTTTACAACGAAAGTCGTTGATGATTTCAGTGATGTCATCGGCGAATATCAGGCGTTTGCACCGCATCTTGTTTTGCTCGATGTGAATTTGCCGAAGTTCGACGGGTTCTATTGGTGCCGCAAGTTGAGAGAGATGACGACCTGTCCGATCATCTTTATTTCCGCACGCAACACGGATATTGATATGATTCGCGCGATGGATCATGGTGCAGACGATTATGTGACCAAGCCGTTCTCAGCAGATCTGATCGTATCCAAAATCAATGCCCAGCTGCGAAGAGTCTATGGGGAGTATGCGCAGTTAGCGGTATCGCGGCGCGTGAGAATTGGAACGTTAACCTATGATTATGAGAATCTTACGCTCGAGAACAATGGCAAGCAAGTGGAGTTGTCCAAAAAAGAAGCAGCACTGGCGGCGCTATTGATGGAAAATGGAAATAAAGTGCTGCGGCGGGAAAAGCTGCTGGAATCCCTCTGGGATGATGAGAGCTTCGTCGAGGAGAACACGCTTAACGTCAATGTCGCAAGACTGCGCAAGAAATTAGACGAGATCGATTCCAATGTGGAGATCGAGACCGTTCGAGGCATCGGCTACCGCATGGTAGAGGTCCATTCATGA
- the phnD gene encoding phosphate/phosphite/phosphonate ABC transporter substrate-binding protein: MMKKTMAIVMTMLIAASLAACGSKDSSASYVPKELNVQFVPSQNADTLESKTKPLEKLLGDRLGIPVHVTVSPDYNTIVEAMSSKQVDVGFLPPNAYVLAHDNKKAADLLLQAQRFGVEDATGKATTEKVDFYKAMIVVPKDSPIKTLEDLKGKKIGWQNVTSSAGYVYPAAELKKAGVDPDKDVTGITIKGHDAALMALLNGQVDAVANFQDARNTVLNDVPDIFEKTRVLHYTAKIPNDTVCVRNDMDQSWRDKISQAFIDITNDAEGAKIIKDIYTHVGYVKGDDNNFDSVREYAKAVGQEIK; this comes from the coding sequence ATGATGAAGAAAACAATGGCAATCGTGATGACCATGCTCATCGCAGCGAGCCTTGCTGCTTGCGGATCCAAGGATTCAAGCGCTTCCTATGTGCCGAAGGAGCTGAATGTTCAATTCGTTCCATCACAGAATGCTGATACGTTAGAATCCAAAACCAAACCGCTTGAGAAGCTGCTTGGTGACAGACTCGGAATTCCTGTGCACGTGACGGTATCGCCGGATTACAACACCATTGTCGAAGCCATGTCTTCCAAACAGGTCGATGTCGGCTTCTTGCCTCCGAACGCATACGTACTTGCCCACGATAATAAAAAAGCCGCAGATCTCCTCCTCCAAGCTCAGCGTTTTGGTGTCGAAGATGCGACAGGGAAAGCAACAACAGAGAAAGTGGATTTCTACAAAGCGATGATTGTGGTGCCAAAGGATTCACCGATCAAAACATTGGAGGATTTAAAAGGCAAAAAAATCGGCTGGCAAAATGTCACTTCCTCAGCGGGATACGTCTATCCTGCAGCAGAACTGAAAAAAGCCGGTGTCGACCCGGATAAAGACGTAACCGGCATTACGATCAAAGGCCATGATGCGGCATTAATGGCGTTATTGAACGGTCAGGTGGATGCTGTTGCGAATTTCCAAGACGCGCGGAATACCGTACTTAACGATGTGCCAGACATTTTTGAGAAGACACGCGTGCTGCATTACACAGCTAAGATACCAAATGATACAGTCTGCGTACGCAACGATATGGATCAAAGCTGGAGAGACAAAATCAGTCAAGCGTTTATCGATATTACGAATGATGCCGAAGGAGCCAAAATTATTAAAGACATTTACACCCATGTCGGTTATGTCAAAGGCGATGATAACAACTTTGATTCCGTACGTGAATATGCAAAGGCTGTAGGGCAAGAAATTAAGTAA